Sequence from the Symbiopectobacterium purcellii genome:
CGGTGAGTTTGTGATTTCTGCCGGGCAGAAGTCCCAGCACATTGAGGTGTATCGCATCGAGCAGGAAAGCGGAAAGCTGCAACCGTTGGCGCGCTATGCCGTAGGGCAGGGGCCGATGTGGGTGAGTATTCTGGCGCTTGATTAAGCCAGACGGGGTTCCCGCGCAGTGCGGGAACGCCAACAGGATATTCCCGGCCTGTCGCCGGGAAACCAGATTTACTTATTCTCTTCTTCTTCGTTAAGCACCTGACGCGCCCAACGCGGGTGGTGCTTACGCGCCCACTTGGCAGAGACTTTGCCTTCGATCATGCCCTTGATGGAACCGCGTACCCAGAACGCCATGTACATATGAATCAGGATGGCGTGGATCAACACGATAGCTGCCGCCGCATGAACCAGAATGGCGTAGCGCACGATGTCAATCGGGAACAGGTGAGCAAAGTACGGCCGCCACATGATGATGCCGGTAATCAGCAACACCAGCGTTAACCCCATGATGCTCCAGAACATCATCTTCTGGCCCGGGTTGTATTTGCCCACATCCGCGACGTTATGTTCATTGCCTTTCAGAACCTCAACGATATGCAGGAACCAGGGAAGGTCGCGGCGTTTAGGAATATTGTGGCTCACAAAACGGAAGAACATCGGCACCAGGCAGACCACGATCAGAATACCGAAGAACGGGTGCATGATGCGCCCCATCTGCGGCGTACCAAAGGTCTGCGTCAGCCATTGCAGCGTGGGGAAAAACAGCGCAATCCCCGACAGCGCCACCAGGAAGAAGCTGATCACCACAATCCAGTGACAGATGCGGTCAACGAATTTGGTGCGCACAATCATTTTCTGCTTGCTCATTGCTTCTCCTCCTCATCGTGGTCATGCTCTGTTTCTTCCGTATTGGGCCCAATGCCGACATAGTGGAAAATCAAACCGGCAAAGGTCGCGACAAAGCCGAGCGTAGCCAGCGGTTTGAGGATGCCTTTCCACAAGTTGACCGGGGTGGAGATCTGCGGATTGTCGGGCAGATTGTTGTAGAGTGACGGTTTATCGGCATGGTGCAACACGTACATAACGTGTGTACCACCCACCCCTTCTGGATCGTACAGACCCGCGTTGTTGTAACCGCGTTTTTTCAGATGCGTGATGCGCTCTTCCGCCAGCAGTTTCATCTCTTCCTTGGTACCGAAATGAATGGCGCCGGTCGGACAGGTCTTCACACAGGCCGGTTCCTGACCCGTGCTAACGCGATCCACACACAGGGTGCATTTGTACACCCGGTTATCGTCTTTATTGAGACGCGGAACGTTGAAGGGACAGCCAGCGATACAGTAACCGCAGCCGATGCAGTGCTCGGACTGGAAGTCGACAATGCCGTTCGCGTACTGAATGATGGCACCGGCAGACGGGCACGCTTTCAAACAGCCCGGATCGCTACAGTGCATACAGCCATCTTTACGGATCAGCCACTCCAGACGATCGGCGCTTTCCACTTCAGAAAAGCGCATCACCGTCCACGATTTGGCGCTCAGATCCATCGGGTTGTCATACACCCCGTGGTTATGGCCCACTTCGTCACGGATGTCATTCCACTCGGAACAGGCCGCCTGACAGGCTTTGCAGCCAATACAGGTGGTGACGTCAATCAGTTTGGCCACTTCACTTTTGTCGTTTCTCACGTGCGGTGGCGGTGTCAGGCTACTGGTAGCCGAACGTTGGATAATATCTTGAGATTGCATTGACATAGCGCGCTACCTTACACCTTTTCCACATTCACCAAAAACGCCTTGAACTCTGGCGTTTGCGAGTTAGCGTCACCGACGCTGGGCGTGAGGGTATTTGCCAGGAAGCCTTTGCGCGTGGTGCCTTCAAAGCCCCAGTGGAAAGGGATCCCGACGGTCTCAATCGCTTTACCGGCGACGGTCAAGGTCTTGATTCGTTTGGTGACCACCGCTTTGGCCTTGATGAAGCCGCGCTGGCAGGAAACCTTCACCTCATCCCCCGCTTTGATCCCTTTGCTCTGCGCCAGGTTTTCACCAATTTCCACAAACTGCTCAGGTTGGAGAATGGCGTTGATGCGCGCATGCTTGGTCCAGTGACGGAACAGCTCGGTAATGGAGTAGGTGGTAGCGACATACGGGAAGTCACTCGCTTTACCCATGGTTTTGATATCGCGGGCAAACAGCCGCGCCGCCGGGCTGGAAACCACGGACGGGTGCAGCGGGTTGGTGTCGAGCGGCGTTTCAACCGGTTCGTAGTGTTCCGGGAACGGGCCATCGACCAGTTTGTCCATGGAGAACAGACGCGCCACGCCTTCCGGCAGCATGATAAACGGCATTGCGTCTTTGCCGGGCGGTACGGTAGCGGCGAAATCAGGCACGTCAATGCCTTGCCATTTCTGGCCGTTCCACTCCAGCAGCTTGCGTTTGCTGTCCCATGGTTTCCCTTGCAGGTCAGCAGAGGCGCGGTTGTACAGGATGCGGCGGTTTTGCGGCCAGCACCAAGCCCAGCCCGGCGTTGCCCCCAGACCGGCATCGCTGTTATCACGGTTAGCCATCTGGTTGCCTTTTTCCGTCCAGCTACCGGCATAAATCCAGCAGAAGCTGGAGGTGGTGCCATCGTCGCGCAACTGCGAAAAGTCCGCCAACTGCTGGCCTTTTTTCAGGATCAGCGTGCCTTTGTCGTCATAAATATCGGCCAGCGCCATACCATTGCCTTCGCGCGCGATCTCTTCCGGCGTTGGGTCTTCCGGGTCCTGATAGTTCCAGTTGATGTTCATCAACGGCTCAGGGCATACACCACCTTCTTCGCGATACAGTTCACGCAGACGCATCAGCAATTTACCGAGGATCTTCCCGTCATGCAGCGCTTCTGCCGGTGGCTCAGCCACCGCCCAGTGCCATTGCAACCAACGGCCGGAGTTGGCAATAGAGCCGTTTTCTTCTGCAAAACAACTGGAAGGCAAACGGAACACTTCGGTCTGGATGGCGGCGCTATCCACGTCGTTAAATTCGCCGTGGTTCTGCCAGAACGTGGAGGTCTCGGTCGCAAGCGGGTCGATAACCACCATGTACTTCAATTTGGAGAGTGCTTCCGTTGCTTTGTTCTTGTTGGAGAACGCGGCCAGCGGGTTGAAGCCTTGCACGATATAACCGTGCATCTTGCCTTCAACCATCAGTTCGGTCTGCATCATGACGTCGTAGCTGCGATCCCACTTCGGTAGCCACTCTTAGCCCCACTGGTTGTCCGCTTGCGCGTGGTCGCCATAGAAGCTCTTCATCATGCTGATAAAGAATTTTGGCGTATTTTTCCAGTAGTTAACCTGGTCCGGCAGCAGCGCATCTGGCGTGATTTGCTTGAGATAGGTTTTCAGGTCACTTTGCTTTTCCGACGGCAGCGGCATGTAGCCCGGCAGGTTAAGGCTGAGCAGCCCCAGGTCGGTATAGCCCTGAATATTGGAGTGACCGCGCAGGGCGTTAACACCGCCGCCGGCCATACCGATATTGCCCAGCAGTAGCTGGATCATGGCAGCGGCACGAATAATCTGTGCGCCATTGGTGTGGTGTGTCCAACCCAGCGCGTACATGAAGGTCGCGGTTTTATCGGGGGCGCTGGTTTCTGCCAGAGAACGGCAGATCTCTTCGTAATGGTGCGCGGGTGTACCGCACAGGGAAACGACCATCTCAGGGGTATAGCGAGCCACGTGCGCTTTTAGCAGGTTCCAGACGCAGCGCGGATGCGTCAACGTCATGTCGCGTTTGGCAAAGCCGTTGGCATCCAGTTCGTAGTTCCAACTGGTCTTGTCGTACTGGCGGGTATCTGCATTATAACCGCTGAACAGCCCTTCATCGAACCCGAAGTCTTCACGCACGATCAGGCTAGCGCTGGTGTAAGACTTCACGTATTCGTGCTGAATTTTATCATGGGTGATCAGGTAGTTGATAATCCCCAGCAGGAACGCTGCATCGGAACCTGCCCGGATTGGGGCATAGAGATCGGCCACGGCGGCGGAGCGGTTAAAGCGCGGGTCCACCACGATCAGCTTGGCATCGTTATGGGTTTTCGCTTCGACCGCCCATTTAAACCCAACCGGGTGGGCTTCTGCGGCGTTACCGCCCATCACGATAATCAGGTTGGCGTTTTTGATATCCACCCAGTTGTTGGTCATGGCACCGCGACCAAAGGTCGGCGCGAGTGCGGCAACGGTTGGGCCATGGCATAAGCGTGCCTGGCAGTCGATAGCGACCATACCCAGTGATCGGGCGAATTTCTGATCGAGGATACCGGTTTCATTGCTGGCGGCAGAAGAACACAGCATGCCGGTGGTCAACCAACGGTTAACCACCGTGCCTTTGGCGTTGACGCGTTCAAAGTTGGCATCGCGGTCGGCCTTCATCAGGCGCGCAATGCGGTCAATGGCATCATCCCAGCTAATGCGCTGCCATTTGTCGGAGCCTGGTGCGCGATATTCGGGGTGTTTCAAACGGCCTTCACTGTGGATGTAGTCAACCAGCCCTGCGCCTTTCGGGCACAGTGAGCCACGGCTTACCGGATGATCCGGATCCCCCCTCGATATGGTAAATGGCAGGTTTAGCGTTTTTCGCGCCATCACCCAGGCTGTACATCAACACACCGCACCCGACGGAACAGTAGGTGCAGTTGTTACGAGTTTCCTTGGCGCGCAGTAACTTGTACTGACGTACCGATGCCATTGCTTCCGTTGGGGCAAAGCCCAGTGCTGCGAGGGTGGTGCCAGCCATCCCCCCTGCACAAACTTTAAAGAAACCTCTTCGATTGATTTGCATTAGTTTCCCTATGTGATTGTTTGTTTATTTTTTGTTGCAGGCAATTTAACAACACTCACGATAGGGGTTTTGCGCGAAATCAAAATTTAAGTATTTAAAACACCTTTTTACTCCTTTAAAGGTATGTTTTTATAGTGATATATAATAGATTATATAGCGTTTGGTTTCAGTTTTGTAATCTGACGGTTGTTTTTTCGCTGCAAAAATAGCCAAAACGGCAAAAAAGCCACCGTACAAAAAAGACACAATTAAGCAACAGGAAAGAGGGAGAGATGCTACCTCTATGAGATGTTTTGCGGCAAAAAAAGGGCGATAAAAAAGCCGCCCGAAGGCGGCTTAATGCGTTATTTCACTTGCATTCCCGGCTGTGCGCCGCTATCCGGGCTGAGCAGGAAAATCTCCTTGCCACCAGGACCAGCTGCCATCACCATGCCTTCCGACACGCCAAAGCGCATTTTAGGCGGGGCCAGGTTGGCGACCATGATGGTCAAACGCCCTTCCAGCGCTTTCGGATCGGGATACGCCGTGCGGATGCCGGAGAAAATCTGGCGCGTTTCACCGCCGAGATCCAGCGTCAATCGTAGCAGCTTATCAGAGCCCTCCACGAAATCTGCCTGCTTGATCAGCGCAATGCGCATATCCACTTTGGCAAAATCGTCAAAAGAGATGGTGTCCTGAATCGGATCGTCAGCCAGCGGGCCGGTCACCACCGTCTTGGCACTCATGTCCTCTTTGGAGGCATCAACCATCGCATTGACCTTGTCGAGATCGATGCGGTTGAACAACGCTTTGAACGCTTTCACCTCATGACCCAGCAGCGGTTGTGCTACCGCATCCCATGTCAATGTAGTGTTGAGGAACGCTTCGGCACGCTCGGCCAGTGATGGTAATACCGGCTTCAGGTAGGTCATCAATACGCGGAACAGGTTGATGCCCATCGAGCAAATCGCCTGCAAATCCGCATCGCGGCCTTCTTCTTTTGCCACCACCCACGGGGCTTGTTCGTCCACATAGCGGTTAGCGATATCGGCCAGCGCCATGATCTCGCGGATGGCTTTGCCGGATTCCCGGTTGGCGTAGGCTTCGGCAATGCTGTCAGCCGCATTGGCGAAGGTGGCATAAAGCTCGGCATCGGCCAGCGTTTCCGCCAGTTTCCCGCCAAAACGCTTATTGATGAAACCGGCGTTACGCGACGCGAGGTTAACCACTTTGTTAACGATATCGGCATTAACGCGCTGTACGAAATCTTCCAGATTGAGGTCGATATCGTCAATGCGTGACGACAGCTTGGCGGCGTAGTAATAACGCAGGCAATCCGCATCCAGATGTTGCAGATAGGTCTCGGCCTTGATAAAGGTGCCGCGCGATTTGGACATCTTGGCGCCGTTTACCGTCACGTAGCCGTGCACAAACAGGTTGGTCGGCTTACGGAAACCGCTGCCTTCCAACATGGCGGGCCAAAACAGGCTGTGGAAATAGACGATGTCTTTACCGATGAAATGGTACAGTTCAGCGCTGCTCTCTTTACGCCAGAATTCATCAAAATCGATATCGCCGCGTTTGTCGCACAGGTTTTTAAACGACCCCATGTAACCGATCGGGGCATCCAGCCAGACGTAGAAGTATTTGCCCGGCGCATCCGGCACTTCAAAACCGAAGTAGGGCGCGTCGCGGGTGATATCCCACTGTTGCAGGCCGGCATCAAACCACTCTTGCATCTTGTTGGCGACCTGCTCCTGCAATGCGCCAGAACGCGTCCAGGCTTGCAGCATTTCGCTGAACGCGGGAAAATCAAAGAAGAAATGCTCTGACTCGCGCATCACCGGCGTAGCGCCGGAAACCGCTGATTTCGGATCGATCAATTCCGTTGGGCTATAGGTCGCACCGCACACTTCGCAGTTATCGCCATACTGATCGGCCGCTTTACATTTCGGGCAGGTGCCTTTGACAAAACGGTCCGGCAGGAACATTCCTTTTTCCGGATCGTAGAGCTGCGAAATGGTGCGGTTCTTAATAAAACCGTTCTCTTTCAAACGACCATAGATAAGACCGGACAGCTCCCGGTTCTCTTCACTGTGGGTGGAGTGATAATTGTCGTAGCTAATCTGAAAGCCAGCGAAATCCCGCTGATGTTCCTGACTCACGTCCGCAATCATCTGCTCCGGTGCCACACCCATCTGCTGTGCTTTCAACATGATTGGTGTACCGTGGGCGTCATCCGCACAGATAAAGTGAACCTGGTGACCGCGCATTCGCTGATAACGGACCCAAATATCAGCCTGGATATGCTCCAGCATGTGGCCGAGGTGGATTGATCCGTTAGCATAAGGCAACGCGCAGGTTACCAATATTTTCTTAGCGACTTGAGTCATAGTGGGGAACTTACTTTCTTTCATGATGATGAGAAGGAATCCCGATGTTAACCGATAGGTCCTTATGGCGTAAACCGCTGCAAGCGGAAAATCCTGCCAAACGCCAGCAATACGGCGTTCACGCGACTCGGGTCGATTTTTTCACTGAGGTCAACGATCGGAACGGGGCATTCTGTTATGCTATGGCCGTTTTTCCACAAAATAATGAGAACGATAAGGAGCCGGGATGAACGCAACAATCCCTGAGCAAACCCCCGATACGTTGAAGGCACTGGTGACCGGTGTCCTCTCCACGTTTAAGCACCCGACGCTGAAAAATAACCTGACGACCCTCAATGCCCTGCATCATTGTGCCTTGCTGGATGAGGTGCTGCGCATCGAGCTGGTGATGCCGTTTGCCTGGTTGAGTGGGTTGGACGTATTAAAAGAGACCGTCAGCCCCGAGTTGATGCGTTTAACCGGTGCCAAGGATGTGGAATGGCGCCTGACGCACAGTATTGCCACGCTGCGCCGCGTTAACAACCAGGCAGGTGTCAAAGGTGTTAAAAATATTATTGCCGTTAGCTCTGGCAAGGGCGGCGTAGGGAAATCCAGCACCGCGGTGAACATGGCGCTGGCGTTGGCCGCAGAGGGCGCGTCGGTGGGTATTCTCGATGCCGACATCTATGGCCCGTCCATTCCGACCATGCTGGGCACCGCCAGCGAGCGCCCGACCTCGCCGGATGGTCAACACATGGCGCCCATCATGGCTTACGGCCTGGCGACCAACTCTATCGGTTATCTGGTGACGGATGATAATGCGATGGTGTGGCGTGGCCCGATGGCGAGTAAAGCCCTGTTGCAACTGCTGCAAGATACGCTCTGGCCGGATCTCGATTATCTGGTATTGGATATGCCGCCGGGCACCGGGGATATTCAGTTGACGCTGGCGCAAAATGTGCCGGTGACGGGCGCAGTAGTGGTGACGACGCCGCAGGATATTGCGTTGGTGGATGCCATGAAGGGTATCACCATGTTTGAGAAAGTCAGCGTGCCGGTGCTGGGTATCGTCGAGAACATGAGCGTGCATATTTGCGGCCACTGTGGTCATCTGGAGCCTATTTTTGGCACCGGCGGCGCGCAGAAATTGGCGGAAAAATACAACTGCGCCCTGCTGGGGCAACTGCCGCTGCATATCTCGCTACGTGAAGATCTCGATCGCGGTGAACCCACCGTTGCCAGCAAACCGGACAGCGAGTTCACCTCACTGTATCGTGAACTGGCTGGGCAAGTGGCTGCACAGCTTTACTGGCAGGGTGAAGTCATTCCGACCGAGATTTCGTTCCGCGCAGTGTGATCGATTTTATGCAGGGTCAATAGGGTTCCCGCATTGGCGGGAACTGCCTGCGATAAACCCGCAGTCCGCCTGGCGGATTCTCGCATTGATAAATCACTCACCCATTATCAGCGTTCCCGGCGTTATGACCGGACACCTCCAGTTCATTTAAACCAAACGCCAATCAAAACGCGCTGTAGGTATCTCAGGTGCGATACCTGTGATAGTTTTTCGGTCCGATGAACTTACTGATGTTGAGGGTCAGCGCGATGACGACAATCTTAAGATGGTTTATTTTCACACTGCCCGTTGCCACTCTCCTATCATGTGCGCCTTATAATTATGAGGCGCAACAGAATAAAAGACCCGGTATGCATGTCAATGGACCACCCGGTATGCATGTCAGTGGACCACTTTATTCGATGGGGCACGATGGGATATTCAGAAGGGACCTGCGTATGGAACGTGTCCGTGCTCGCGGATGTGTAGATAACAGCACGGATTGTGGCAGACCTGTTGGCTGGTAACGCGGCGGGAACGTCAGTATGACTGATCTTCCGGCGGTGAAAGCGTGCTGCTTCACTGTTCAGCTCGCTCGGTGAGCGGGAAATGCACCACATAAGGCATCGCTTCCACCTGTTTTCACGTTTGTTATCTTTCGTTGCGCCGTGACAACGTGTGCACGCTCACCAATTCCCTTGCAAACCAGAAATGACCATGAGTAGGGCTGGCGCTGCCTGCCTTAACTCCCTATAATTCGCTCGTTACTGTTTGTTTACCCGTTACTATGCCATTCGGCATTTCCCTCATTTATCAGGTCATTTATTGTCATGGCTGCGACGTCTCACCAGTGTGTCATCATCGGAATTGCAGGAGCATCCGCTTCTGGTAAAAGTCTTATTTCCAGTACGCTCTATCGCGAGTTGCGCGATCAGGTGGGGGATGAGCATATCGGGGTCATCCCGGAAGACAGTTATTATAAAGATCAAAGCCATCTGAGCATGGAAGAGCGGGTGAAAACCAACTACGACCACCCCAATGCCATGGACCATGACCTGCTATTAACGCATCTGAAAATGCTCAAGGCCGGACAAGCGATTGCGTTGCCACAGTACAGTTACGTTGAGCATACCCGTAAGCAAGAGACGGTACGCTTGCTGCCAAAGAAAGTGATCATTTTAGAGGGTATCTTGTTACTGACGGAAGTCCGCTTGCGCGCTGAGCTGAATTTTTCCATTTTTGTCGATACCCCGCTGGATATCTGTTTGCTGCGTCGTATGCGCCGTGATGTGAACGAACGTGGTCGCTCCATGGATTCGGTCATGGAGCAGTATCAAAAAACAGTACGCCCGATGTTTTTGCAATTTATTGAACCGTCCAAGCAATATGCAGATATTATCGTGCCACGCGGCGGTAAAAACCGTATTGCCATTGATATTCTGAAAGCCAAAATCAGTCAGTTTTTTGAATAATTCACCGAAGACGGCGTAAACGAGAAAAGGGAACAACATGAGACTGTGCGATCGCGACATAGAAAGTTGGCTAGACGATGGACGCCTGGTTATCACCCCCCGTCCTCCCGTTGAACGAATTAACGGCGCAACGCTGGATGTGCGACTGGGCAATCAGTTTCGCGTTTTCAGCGGACACACCGCCGCATTTATCGATTTAAGCGGCCCGAAAGATGAAGTCAGCGCGGCGCTCGATCGCGTGATGAGTGATGAAATCAACTTGCCGGAAGGAGAAGCGTTTTTCCTGCATCCTGGCGAACTGGCGCTGGCGGTGACGTTAGAGTCGGTGACATTGCCGGACAATCTGGTGGGCTGGCTTGACGGTCGCTCATCATTGGCGCGACTGGGATTAATGGTCCACGTAACTGCACATCGCATCGATCCCGGCTGGCAGGGTAGAATTGTGCTGGAGTTCTATAATTCAGGTAAGCTACCGTTGGCATTACGTCCTGGCATGATTATCGGTGCATTGAGTTTTGAACCGCTCTCTGGCCCGGCCGCGCGCCCCTACAACCGTCGTGAAGATGCGAAATACAAAGATCAGCAGGGCGCTGTGGCGAGCCGAATCGATAAGGATTGATCGCCAGTGCATAATGCTGTTGCACTGATTGTTGGGAGGATGGCATGAAAAGAGTGTTGACGACGCTGGCGATTTTACTTGTGGTGCTGGCTGTCGGTATGACGGCGCTGGTCATGCTGGTGAACCCCAACGATTTCCGCGCTTATATGGTAAGCCAGGTCGATGCCCGCAGCGGATACCGTTTGCAGTTAGAAGGGGATTTGCGCTGGCACGTTTGGCCGCAACTCAGCATTCTCTCCGGCGGTATGTCGCTAACTGCACCGGGAGCGGCGGCACCGATTGTCAGTGCAGAAAACATGCGTCTGGATGTCAAACTCTGGCCGCTATTGTCACATCGTCTGGAAGTGAAACAGGTGATGCTCAAAGGGGCGGTGGTGCGCTTAACGCCTGAAAGCGAAGCGCATCGTTCCAGCACCGCACCCATTGCGCCAGCGGGGTCGTCAACGCCGGAAGAGACGCGTAATTGGCGACTTGCCGTCAATCAGTTAAAAATCGTGGATAGCCTGTTGATATTGCAACGTGGCGACGACGAACAACTCAACGTGCGCGATATCAACCTCACGCTGGAAGAGCGTCGCGATCGCCAACTGGCGCTGGAGTTGACCAGCCGCATTAATCGCGATCAGCGCGATCTTGCCGTATCACTTCAGGCGAATCTCGATATGCAGCACTATCCGCAGCAAATCGACGCCAGCATCGAACAATTTCAATACCAGCTTCAGGGCGCAGGAATTCCCGCTGGCGGCATCAGCGGCAGTGGTAGCCTTCAAGCCAGTTACCAACAAGCAGCGGGTGTGACTCAGCCAGAAAAAGTCACGGTAAGTCAGTTCACGCTGGCGATGAGTGACAGTCAACTGAGCGGGAATGCGACAGCAACCTTGGGCGATCACCCGGAATATACGCTGGACATTAACGCGGCGCGGCTAAACCTCGATGCGCTACTGGGAAGTACGCCAACGCCACAAACGCAAA
This genomic interval carries:
- the fdnI gene encoding formate dehydrogenase-N subunit gamma — its product is MSKQKMIVRTKFVDRICHWIVVISFFLVALSGIALFFPTLQWLTQTFGTPQMGRIMHPFFGILIVVCLVPMFFRFVSHNIPKRRDLPWFLHIVEVLKGNEHNVADVGKYNPGQKMMFWSIMGLTLVLLITGIIMWRPYFAHLFPIDIVRYAILVHAAAAIVLIHAILIHMYMAFWVRGSIKGMIEGKVSAKWARKHHPRWARQVLNEEEENK
- the fdxH gene encoding formate dehydrogenase subunit beta encodes the protein MSMQSQDIIQRSATSSLTPPPHVRNDKSEVAKLIDVTTCIGCKACQAACSEWNDIRDEVGHNHGVYDNPMDLSAKSWTVMRFSEVESADRLEWLIRKDGCMHCSDPGCLKACPSAGAIIQYANGIVDFQSEHCIGCGYCIAGCPFNVPRLNKDDNRVYKCTLCVDRVSTGQEPACVKTCPTGAIHFGTKEEMKLLAEERITHLKKRGYNNAGLYDPEGVGGTHVMYVLHHADKPSLYNNLPDNPQISTPVNLWKGILKPLATLGFVATFAGLIFHYVGIGPNTEETEHDHDEEEKQ
- the metG gene encoding methionine--tRNA ligase, producing MTQVAKKILVTCALPYANGSIHLGHMLEHIQADIWVRYQRMRGHQVHFICADDAHGTPIMLKAQQMGVAPEQMIADVSQEHQRDFAGFQISYDNYHSTHSEENRELSGLIYGRLKENGFIKNRTISQLYDPEKGMFLPDRFVKGTCPKCKAADQYGDNCEVCGATYSPTELIDPKSAVSGATPVMRESEHFFFDFPAFSEMLQAWTRSGALQEQVANKMQEWFDAGLQQWDITRDAPYFGFEVPDAPGKYFYVWLDAPIGYMGSFKNLCDKRGDIDFDEFWRKESSAELYHFIGKDIVYFHSLFWPAMLEGSGFRKPTNLFVHGYVTVNGAKMSKSRGTFIKAETYLQHLDADCLRYYYAAKLSSRIDDIDLNLEDFVQRVNADIVNKVVNLASRNAGFINKRFGGKLAETLADAELYATFANAADSIAEAYANRESGKAIREIMALADIANRYVDEQAPWVVAKEEGRDADLQAICSMGINLFRVLMTYLKPVLPSLAERAEAFLNTTLTWDAVAQPLLGHEVKAFKALFNRIDLDKVNAMVDASKEDMSAKTVVTGPLADDPIQDTISFDDFAKVDMRIALIKQADFVEGSDKLLRLTLDLGGETRQIFSGIRTAYPDPKALEGRLTIMVANLAPPKMRFGVSEGMVMAAGPGGKEIFLLSPDSGAQPGMQVK
- the apbC gene encoding iron-sulfur cluster carrier protein ApbC, with translation MNATIPEQTPDTLKALVTGVLSTFKHPTLKNNLTTLNALHHCALLDEVLRIELVMPFAWLSGLDVLKETVSPELMRLTGAKDVEWRLTHSIATLRRVNNQAGVKGVKNIIAVSSGKGGVGKSSTAVNMALALAAEGASVGILDADIYGPSIPTMLGTASERPTSPDGQHMAPIMAYGLATNSIGYLVTDDNAMVWRGPMASKALLQLLQDTLWPDLDYLVLDMPPGTGDIQLTLAQNVPVTGAVVVTTPQDIALVDAMKGITMFEKVSVPVLGIVENMSVHICGHCGHLEPIFGTGGAQKLAEKYNCALLGQLPLHISLREDLDRGEPTVASKPDSEFTSLYRELAGQVAAQLYWQGEVIPTEISFRAV
- the udk gene encoding uridine kinase codes for the protein MAATSHQCVIIGIAGASASGKSLISSTLYRELRDQVGDEHIGVIPEDSYYKDQSHLSMEERVKTNYDHPNAMDHDLLLTHLKMLKAGQAIALPQYSYVEHTRKQETVRLLPKKVIILEGILLLTEVRLRAELNFSIFVDTPLDICLLRRMRRDVNERGRSMDSVMEQYQKTVRPMFLQFIEPSKQYADIIVPRGGKNRIAIDILKAKISQFFE
- the dcd gene encoding dCTP deaminase, with amino-acid sequence MRLCDRDIESWLDDGRLVITPRPPVERINGATLDVRLGNQFRVFSGHTAAFIDLSGPKDEVSAALDRVMSDEINLPEGEAFFLHPGELALAVTLESVTLPDNLVGWLDGRSSLARLGLMVHVTAHRIDPGWQGRIVLEFYNSGKLPLALRPGMIIGALSFEPLSGPAARPYNRREDAKYKDQQGAVASRIDKD
- the asmA gene encoding outer membrane assembly protein AsmA encodes the protein MKRVLTTLAILLVVLAVGMTALVMLVNPNDFRAYMVSQVDARSGYRLQLEGDLRWHVWPQLSILSGGMSLTAPGAAAPIVSAENMRLDVKLWPLLSHRLEVKQVMLKGAVVRLTPESEAHRSSTAPIAPAGSSTPEETRNWRLAVNQLKIVDSLLILQRGDDEQLNVRDINLTLEERRDRQLALELTSRINRDQRDLAVSLQANLDMQHYPQQIDASIEQFQYQLQGAGIPAGGISGSGSLQASYQQAAGVTQPEKVTVSQFTLAMSDSQLSGNATATLGDHPEYTLDINAARLNLDALLGSTPTPQTQNATPTAIKTVTPVVSTERGLGEGDALWQSFSAQLALQVDTLIYRGLTFSKLNLNAVNQAGVLTLSSLQSELNGGHIALTGKMDAKTTPKITLQPTIEGVSVEPLTVAFALPQTVSGKLSLKGQFSGDTFSLDALMRQWRGNAALSVDNLRFQGVNIQQMIQLAVVRNNSNVQALERYDRYTDITRLTGNADLNAGKLRISDITGQSALLSLTGTSQFDLPAQQCDMNFNVRITDGWRGNEQLVDILKSTSVPLRIYCPINNLSYQLQVDQLLRKRLQDEMKKRLNEWADKNQQSQTSKGLKQLLDKL